A region from the Candidatus Zymogenaceae bacterium genome encodes:
- a CDS encoding CHAT domain-containing protein, producing the protein MVGGYRVSVLAAVCVVMLTGFAKGEEADAAGALERGHAYMDRGETAEALVEYDRAVELSRQAGDTDSLVTSLNWAGLAAFGLREFDTAVEYYLEVVVIEQETGDRIGVGNALEFIGKAYIFLEEYDTAGAYLAEAMNIAVETGDDSLRCDVLSNMGLLAGWAGDYVGAESYYREALDTALAQKDDAAVYFVRSDLGFLEMRRGDYEKAVEHFSGAVDVAHRIGNTDLVRDGLENLAYAEKRAGFYDEAIEHFTEILHAEDALEYIDADLDLEMDIAETLRDAGRYEEALSSYEAIRVKYRERGDIPGEIDALGGAAWALESLNRFEEELALLEDARGLAQSIGDLETEGTLLVRLGMILAVLGKQGEALAVLEDAREVNRKAGIRAMEAQSLVGLATVTLDDPDRSLEYAEESLEIYRELEDRVGEGIILGIIATAYYNQGKSLKAALYYKKVLRIAEEVGSDFPLAVDPLITGMLLVGAGEYKHAVGYLEQSLSAGMENNDVNTIGYSAAYLGFSYKNLKDYEQGVTYYEIAIDALESVRGTIQTEELRTSYMSGKMQVYEDIITMLIELGRYDEAFEFMERSRSRSFLDMLASRTITVADEAGSEYLRRERELRRLLKDATLMPSAGGDAQPIKETREAHDALDRSLDIQKEYLRLIETIKSTDPRLASLVTVVPPSLEAVRESLGDDVCLIEYFISDESFTATGESNLFVFVVTPRRIDVLTIDTNRDFLEDAVSRLRDAVRYLDDEAFLSLSVQLYALILEPALEGVDAETLIIIPHGPLHYLPFAALSDGESFLIDRYDVVVNPSAGVMEYIGEKRTDDPGEKIIAFGNPETPHSPLPFAEDEVTKIAAIMEPEADVSVYLGSEATEKRGKSLFREYDLVHLACHASFDETDPLDSALYLTAGGGEDGRLTVAELFALELDETMLVVLSACETGLSRVTGGDELVGLTRGFLYAGTPSMVVTLWEVADDSTASVMTRFYENLKEGQTPSSALNEAQRWAKSSTDYKSPFFWAPFVLVGSWE; encoded by the coding sequence ATGGTCGGTGGATATCGAGTCTCGGTGCTGGCGGCGGTGTGTGTCGTAATGCTTACCGGATTTGCCAAAGGCGAAGAAGCAGACGCCGCCGGCGCGCTTGAAAGGGGTCATGCATATATGGATCGGGGAGAGACGGCCGAAGCCCTGGTGGAGTACGATCGAGCGGTGGAGCTGTCCCGACAGGCCGGGGATACGGACTCTCTTGTAACTTCCCTGAACTGGGCGGGGTTGGCCGCGTTCGGACTGCGTGAGTTCGACACAGCCGTGGAGTATTACCTCGAGGTCGTGGTGATCGAACAGGAGACGGGAGACCGAATCGGCGTGGGAAATGCGCTGGAGTTTATCGGGAAGGCATACATTTTTCTCGAAGAATACGACACCGCCGGCGCATATCTTGCCGAAGCCATGAACATCGCCGTGGAAACCGGGGATGATTCGTTGAGGTGCGATGTGCTTTCGAATATGGGACTGCTGGCCGGTTGGGCCGGCGACTATGTCGGGGCCGAGTCGTATTATAGGGAAGCCCTGGATACGGCCCTGGCACAGAAGGACGATGCCGCTGTCTATTTCGTACGGTCCGATCTCGGCTTTCTGGAGATGCGCCGGGGCGATTACGAAAAAGCGGTCGAACACTTCTCCGGCGCGGTTGACGTTGCCCATCGGATCGGGAATACGGACTTGGTTCGGGACGGCCTGGAAAACCTCGCGTACGCCGAGAAGCGGGCGGGGTTCTATGACGAGGCCATTGAGCACTTCACGGAAATCCTCCATGCCGAAGATGCGCTGGAATATATTGATGCGGATCTTGATCTGGAAATGGACATCGCCGAAACGCTTCGGGATGCGGGGCGATATGAAGAGGCGCTCTCCAGCTATGAGGCGATACGGGTGAAATACCGGGAGCGGGGAGACATCCCGGGCGAGATCGACGCCCTCGGTGGGGCGGCGTGGGCCCTGGAGAGTCTGAATCGTTTTGAGGAGGAGCTTGCCCTCCTGGAAGACGCCCGCGGGCTGGCCCAAAGTATAGGGGATCTCGAAACCGAGGGGACGCTTCTCGTTCGGCTCGGTATGATACTGGCTGTCCTTGGAAAACAGGGGGAGGCTCTCGCCGTTCTTGAAGACGCCCGTGAAGTGAACCGGAAGGCGGGGATACGGGCCATGGAAGCGCAGTCCCTTGTGGGATTGGCCACCGTCACCCTCGATGATCCGGACCGATCTCTGGAATATGCCGAGGAGTCGCTGGAAATCTACCGGGAGCTCGAAGACCGGGTGGGGGAGGGGATTATTTTGGGAATAATCGCCACGGCATACTACAATCAGGGGAAAAGCCTCAAGGCGGCGCTCTATTACAAGAAAGTACTCAGGATCGCTGAAGAGGTGGGAAGCGATTTTCCCCTGGCGGTGGACCCGCTGATAACCGGCATGCTGCTGGTGGGAGCCGGTGAATATAAACATGCCGTTGGGTATCTGGAACAGTCCCTTTCCGCCGGTATGGAAAACAACGATGTTAACACGATCGGCTATTCGGCGGCGTACCTCGGATTTTCGTATAAAAACCTGAAAGACTATGAACAGGGAGTGACATATTACGAGATCGCCATCGACGCCCTTGAGTCCGTCAGAGGAACCATCCAGACCGAGGAGCTTCGCACATCCTACATGTCCGGGAAAATGCAGGTCTATGAGGATATCATAACGATGCTTATCGAATTGGGACGGTATGATGAGGCGTTTGAATTTATGGAGCGCTCCCGATCCCGCTCGTTCCTTGACATGCTGGCGTCTCGGACCATCACGGTGGCGGATGAAGCGGGCAGTGAATACCTCAGACGGGAGCGGGAGCTCCGGCGACTCCTCAAAGATGCGACACTCATGCCGTCCGCCGGTGGCGACGCACAGCCGATTAAAGAGACACGGGAGGCGCACGACGCCCTCGATCGGTCGCTTGACATCCAGAAGGAGTATCTGCGTCTCATCGAAACAATAAAGTCAACAGACCCGAGGCTGGCATCCCTGGTGACGGTCGTTCCCCCCTCTCTGGAAGCGGTCCGGGAGAGCCTCGGAGACGACGTCTGCCTGATTGAATATTTCATCTCCGATGAAAGCTTCACGGCCACAGGAGAAAGCAATCTCTTCGTCTTTGTGGTCACTCCCCGCCGCATCGATGTGCTCACCATCGATACAAATCGTGATTTCCTGGAGGACGCGGTCTCCCGTCTGAGGGATGCCGTTCGATACCTTGACGACGAGGCCTTTCTCTCACTGTCGGTGCAATTGTACGCACTCATCCTGGAGCCGGCCCTGGAGGGGGTCGATGCGGAAACCCTCATTATCATTCCCCACGGGCCGCTTCATTATCTGCCATTCGCCGCCCTCTCCGACGGTGAGAGCTTTCTCATCGACCGGTACGATGTGGTGGTAAACCCCAGCGCCGGCGTCATGGAGTATATCGGCGAAAAAAGAACGGATGATCCCGGGGAAAAAATCATCGCCTTTGGAAATCCGGAAACGCCCCACAGTCCCCTGCCGTTTGCGGAGGATGAGGTGACCAAAATCGCCGCCATCATGGAGCCGGAGGCCGATGTGTCGGTATATCTCGGGTCGGAGGCAACGGAAAAAAGAGGGAAGAGCCTCTTTCGCGAGTATGACCTGGTACACCTTGCCTGCCATGCCTCGTTCGATGAAACCGATCCCCTGGATTCCGCCCTATACCTGACGGCGGGAGGGGGCGAGGACGGTCGGCTGACGGTGGCGGAGCTGTTCGCCCTGGAACTGGACGAGACGATGCTTGTGGTGCTCTCGGCCTGCGAGACCGGACTTTCCCGGGTGACCGGGGGGGACGAGCTGGTCGGCCTGACCCGGGGTTTCCTGTATGCCGGAACGCCGTCGATGGTGGTGACGCTGTGGGAGGTGGCGGACGACTCCACGGCCTCTGTCATGACCCGTTTCTATGAAAACCTGAAGGAAGGACAGACCCCGTCTTCTGCCCTGAACGAGGCCCAGCGGTGGGCGAAATCGAGCACCGATTATAAGAGCCCCTTTTTCTGGGCGCCCTTTGTGCTGGTGGGAAGTTGGGAATGA